A genomic region of Haliaeetus albicilla chromosome 8, bHalAlb1.1, whole genome shotgun sequence contains the following coding sequences:
- the AKNAD1 gene encoding protein AKNAD1 isoform X6 → METMKKCKPSDRVKTQMNSSFSGELGCITDATDEEQDDLPYDGEVGITCKYNSNSDNLNDCTCTEDISSIFNLACSEDNKNIKATVNYETHPQPEEFSSHHRDATGTRGISVETPGSEASFKKELLVGSYSKPGIKNHLANSKVSSVLLRHFSKGELISACQLIECETIPETSFAESIDDSVNKPEPSEHIKGPLAHEQWATNFQEYHLEKYKEVNTGNKNQNLLNENRCVSKPVSSTVKCGRSQENSQLINENEDTHVSQNTKKDSTLFKKTVSPHELKYGQGQAHYCLPNFSKVASEVKVPQSSDNINSVPTTERAKSFPILLSKSVIANNIPENKNYFNAEVENQKEMSIPELLQQLQMLTQHADTQNHTDHLRLNTTILPQSDFPNASIAIYSRDTGTSSEVFTVEDFSKHMTQETLLLQDNYLALNQLKRYLGALERNYLTAREEHRNLQLQNYKDNVGEFDPERKVEGEIFRLGMLLEDIQEQTDDSKCNLSSLLTSCESACSSYSLCESSAVSSIAEPPERRGIETAFLHKNNEGEKSQATDAIPQTNQFSLEGDKCNLCLHMLQKRAESTFRRETEPLGEDLLANKHSSNIMRFLSPEEEYAAESLASHSQGTLSQKFNADEESMKGNTNMQERKTGTCSLFIQRKPTDLSDTNPSSDSEDISACDSYNDSQRKELVNCETESYKTFNTRLCGEKKGLRCRCPRRSRDQFKLGNYKESVQSCALYRNKSPGSSSYPQKTISTQKAQKNKQPCELVNRLSARQNFEAAKTCYSSTYGKIILSHQYLPSKKSAVNIGNRNANDSNANILSSALDHAIQTANSLKKATERMVQAVSEDLAKVKKNQL, encoded by the exons ATGGAGACTATGAAGAAGTGCAAACCATCAGACAGGGTGAAAACCCAAATGAATAGTTCATTTTCAGGTGAATTGGGCTGTATCACAGATGCAACTGATGAGGAACAAGATGACTTACCTTATGATGGAGAGGTAGGAATAACCTGTAAATACAATAGTAATTCAGATAATTTGAATGACTGTACTTGCACAGAAGATATTTCTAGTATTTTTAACTTAGCCTGTTCTGAAGAtaacaaaaacataaaagcaacAGTGAATTATGAAACTCATCCACAGCCTGAAGAATTCTCCAGTCACCACAGAGATGCCACAGGAACAAGGGGAATTTCAGTTGAAACGCCTGGAAGTGAAGCTTCCTTTAAGAAGGAATTACTAGTTGGTAGTTATAGTAAACCAGGTATCAAAAACCATCTAGCTAACTCAAAAGTGTCCAGTGTCCTTTTGCGTCATTTTTCTAAGGGAGAGTTAATAAGCGCATGCCAGTTAATTGAATGCGAGACAATACCAGAGACATCCTTTGCAGAAAGTATCGATGACTCTGTGAACAAACCTGAGCCTTCAGAACACATCAAAGGCCCTTTAGCACATGAACAATGGGCAACTAACTTTCAAGAATATCACTTGGAAAAGTACAAGGAAGTAAACACTggtaataaaaatcaaaatttgcTAAATGAAAATAGATGTGTTTCAAAACCTGTTTCTTCCACTGTTAAGTGTGGGCGCAGCCAAGAAAATTCACAATTGATTAATGAGAATGAAGATACACATGTCTCTCAAAACACGAAGAAAGACAGCACCCTGTTTAAGAAAACCGTTTCACCTCATGAGCTCAAGTATGGCCAAGGTCAGGCTCACTATTGCCTTCCCAACTTCTCCAAAGTTGCTTCAGAAGTTAAAGTACCACAAAGCAGTGACAATATAAACTCAGTTCCTACCACTGAAAGAGCAAAATCATTCCCTATTTTGCTAAGTAAATCAGTAATTGCGAACAACATTCCAGAAAATAAGAACTATTTCAATGCCGAAGTAGAGAATCAAAAAGAAATGAGCATTCCAGAACTGCTGCAACAGCTACAG ATGCTCACACAGCATGCTGACACCCAGAATCATACTGACCATCTGAGACTGAATACTACg ATACTTCCTCAGTCAGATTTTCCAAATGCCAGCATTGCCATTTACTCCAGAGACACTGGGACATCCTCTGAAGTCTTTACC GTGGAAGACTTCTCTAAGCACATGACCCAAGAGACACTCCTTTTACAAGACAACTACCTG GCATTAAATCAATTGAAAAGATACCTTGGTGCCTTGGAAAGGAATTACTTAACAGCTAGAGAAGAGCACCGTAATTTACAGCTGCAGAATTACAAGGACAACGTTGGAGAGTTTGATCCTGAAAG AAAGGTGGAAGGGGAAATATTTAGACTTGGCATGCTGCTTGAAGACATCCAAGAACAAACTGATGACAGCAAATGCAACTTGTCATCTTTGCTTACTTCCTGTGAATCTGCCTGTTCATCATATTCTCTTTGTGAG AGCTCAGCAGTTTCAAGCATTGCTGAAcctccagaaagaagaggtattGAAACTGCCTTTCTTCACAAGAACaatgagggagaaaaaagtcaGGCAACTGATGCAATCCCACAGACAAATCAATTTTCTTTAGAAGGTGACAAGTGCAATCTTTGTCTTCACAT GTTACAAAAGAGAGCTGAATCAActttcagaagagaaacagagcCCCTGGGAGAAGATCTGCTAGCAAACAAGCATTCTTCCAACATAATG AGATTCCTTTCACCTGAGGAAGAATATGCTGCTGAAAGTCTTGCATCCCATAGTCAGGGTACATTAAGTCAAAAATTTAATGCTGATGAAGAAAGTATGAAAGG aaatacaaacatgcaggaaaggaaaactggaACATGTTCACTCTTCATTCAAAGAAAACCAACTGATTTATCAGATACCAACCCTA GCAGCGATTCAGAAGACATCTCAGCTTGTGATTCTTATAATGATTCACAAAGGAAGGAACTTGTCAACTGTGAGACTGAAAGTTACAAAACATTCAATACAAGACtatgtggagaaaaaaaag GACTTAGATGCAGATGCCCTAGAAGAAGCAGAGATCAATTTAAACTTGGGAATTACAAAGAGTCTGTTCAGTCTTGTGCCCTATATAGAAATAAAAGTCCTGGTTCATCCT CTTATCCACAGAAGACAATCTCCACTCAAAAGgctcaaaaaaataaacaaccaTGTGAACTTGTAAACAGACTTTCTGCAAG GCAAAACTTTGAGGCTGCCAAAACCTGCTATTCAAGCACATATGGTAAAATTATCCTTTCACATCAATACTTACCCAGCAAGAAGTCTGCAGTCAACATCGGAAACAGAAATGCCAATGATTCCAATGCAAAT ATTTTAAGTTCTGCTCTGGATCATGCCATACAGACAGCAAACAGTTTGAAGAAAGCTACAGAACGAATGGTACAAGCGGTTTCAGAAGATCTagctaaagttaaaaaaaaccagctttag
- the AKNAD1 gene encoding protein AKNAD1 isoform X4, with product METMKKCKPSDRVKTQMNSSFSGELGCITDATDEEQDDLPYDGEVGITCKYNSNSDNLNDCTCTEDISSIFNLACSEDNKNIKATVNYETHPQPEEFSSHHRDATGTRGISVETPGSEASFKKELLVGSYSKPGIKNHLANSKVSSVLLRHFSKGELISACQLIECETIPETSFAESIDDSVNKPEPSEHIKGPLAHEQWATNFQEYHLEKYKEVNTGNKNQNLLNENRCVSKPVSSTVKCGRSQENSQLINENEDTHVSQNTKKDSTLFKKTVSPHELKYGQGQAHYCLPNFSKVASEVKVPQSSDNINSVPTTERAKSFPILLSKSVIANNIPENKNYFNAEVENQKEMSIPELLQQLQMLTQHADTQNHTDHLRLNTTILPQSDFPNASIAIYSRDTGTSSEVFTVHAPISIQSTHGLSKARLQCGTAASALPAAGTVEARCLNPSNLLPELTLGEKMSQILKDQTDQLIKKVEDFSKHMTQETLLLQDNYLALNQLKRYLGALERNYLTAREEHRNLQLQNYKDNVGEFDPERKVEGEIFRLGMLLEDIQEQTDDSKCNLSSLLTSCESACSSYSLCESSAVSSIAEPPERRGIETAFLHKNNEGEKSQATDAIPQTNQFSLEGDKCNLCLHMLQKRAESTFRRETEPLGEDLLANKHSSNIMRFLSPEEEYAAESLASHSQGTLSQKFNADEESMKGNTNMQERKTGTCSLFIQRKPTDLSDTNPRLRCRCPRRSRDQFKLGNYKESVQSCALYRNKSPGSSSYPQKTISTQKAQKNKQPCELVNRLSARQNFEAAKTCYSSTYGKIILSHQYLPSKKSAVNIGNRNANDSNANILSSALDHAIQTANSLKKATERMVQAVSEDLAKVKKNQL from the exons ATGGAGACTATGAAGAAGTGCAAACCATCAGACAGGGTGAAAACCCAAATGAATAGTTCATTTTCAGGTGAATTGGGCTGTATCACAGATGCAACTGATGAGGAACAAGATGACTTACCTTATGATGGAGAGGTAGGAATAACCTGTAAATACAATAGTAATTCAGATAATTTGAATGACTGTACTTGCACAGAAGATATTTCTAGTATTTTTAACTTAGCCTGTTCTGAAGAtaacaaaaacataaaagcaacAGTGAATTATGAAACTCATCCACAGCCTGAAGAATTCTCCAGTCACCACAGAGATGCCACAGGAACAAGGGGAATTTCAGTTGAAACGCCTGGAAGTGAAGCTTCCTTTAAGAAGGAATTACTAGTTGGTAGTTATAGTAAACCAGGTATCAAAAACCATCTAGCTAACTCAAAAGTGTCCAGTGTCCTTTTGCGTCATTTTTCTAAGGGAGAGTTAATAAGCGCATGCCAGTTAATTGAATGCGAGACAATACCAGAGACATCCTTTGCAGAAAGTATCGATGACTCTGTGAACAAACCTGAGCCTTCAGAACACATCAAAGGCCCTTTAGCACATGAACAATGGGCAACTAACTTTCAAGAATATCACTTGGAAAAGTACAAGGAAGTAAACACTggtaataaaaatcaaaatttgcTAAATGAAAATAGATGTGTTTCAAAACCTGTTTCTTCCACTGTTAAGTGTGGGCGCAGCCAAGAAAATTCACAATTGATTAATGAGAATGAAGATACACATGTCTCTCAAAACACGAAGAAAGACAGCACCCTGTTTAAGAAAACCGTTTCACCTCATGAGCTCAAGTATGGCCAAGGTCAGGCTCACTATTGCCTTCCCAACTTCTCCAAAGTTGCTTCAGAAGTTAAAGTACCACAAAGCAGTGACAATATAAACTCAGTTCCTACCACTGAAAGAGCAAAATCATTCCCTATTTTGCTAAGTAAATCAGTAATTGCGAACAACATTCCAGAAAATAAGAACTATTTCAATGCCGAAGTAGAGAATCAAAAAGAAATGAGCATTCCAGAACTGCTGCAACAGCTACAG ATGCTCACACAGCATGCTGACACCCAGAATCATACTGACCATCTGAGACTGAATACTACg ATACTTCCTCAGTCAGATTTTCCAAATGCCAGCATTGCCATTTACTCCAGAGACACTGGGACATCCTCTGAAGTCTTTACCGTACATGCTCCTATCTCTATACAATCTACACATGGTTTGTCAAAagcaa GATTACAGTGTGGAACAGCAGCATCAGCATTACCAGCAGCTGGTACAGTAGAAGCACGCTGTCTAAATCCTTCTAATTTACTGCCAGAACTAACACTAGGAGAAAAGATGTCTCAAATACTAAAGGATCAGACAGATCAACTGATAAAGAAA GTGGAAGACTTCTCTAAGCACATGACCCAAGAGACACTCCTTTTACAAGACAACTACCTG GCATTAAATCAATTGAAAAGATACCTTGGTGCCTTGGAAAGGAATTACTTAACAGCTAGAGAAGAGCACCGTAATTTACAGCTGCAGAATTACAAGGACAACGTTGGAGAGTTTGATCCTGAAAG AAAGGTGGAAGGGGAAATATTTAGACTTGGCATGCTGCTTGAAGACATCCAAGAACAAACTGATGACAGCAAATGCAACTTGTCATCTTTGCTTACTTCCTGTGAATCTGCCTGTTCATCATATTCTCTTTGTGAG AGCTCAGCAGTTTCAAGCATTGCTGAAcctccagaaagaagaggtattGAAACTGCCTTTCTTCACAAGAACaatgagggagaaaaaagtcaGGCAACTGATGCAATCCCACAGACAAATCAATTTTCTTTAGAAGGTGACAAGTGCAATCTTTGTCTTCACAT GTTACAAAAGAGAGCTGAATCAActttcagaagagaaacagagcCCCTGGGAGAAGATCTGCTAGCAAACAAGCATTCTTCCAACATAATG AGATTCCTTTCACCTGAGGAAGAATATGCTGCTGAAAGTCTTGCATCCCATAGTCAGGGTACATTAAGTCAAAAATTTAATGCTGATGAAGAAAGTATGAAAGG aaatacaaacatgcaggaaaggaaaactggaACATGTTCACTCTTCATTCAAAGAAAACCAACTGATTTATCAGATACCAACCCTA GACTTAGATGCAGATGCCCTAGAAGAAGCAGAGATCAATTTAAACTTGGGAATTACAAAGAGTCTGTTCAGTCTTGTGCCCTATATAGAAATAAAAGTCCTGGTTCATCCT CTTATCCACAGAAGACAATCTCCACTCAAAAGgctcaaaaaaataaacaaccaTGTGAACTTGTAAACAGACTTTCTGCAAG GCAAAACTTTGAGGCTGCCAAAACCTGCTATTCAAGCACATATGGTAAAATTATCCTTTCACATCAATACTTACCCAGCAAGAAGTCTGCAGTCAACATCGGAAACAGAAATGCCAATGATTCCAATGCAAAT ATTTTAAGTTCTGCTCTGGATCATGCCATACAGACAGCAAACAGTTTGAAGAAAGCTACAGAACGAATGGTACAAGCGGTTTCAGAAGATCTagctaaagttaaaaaaaaccagctttag
- the AKNAD1 gene encoding protein AKNAD1 isoform X5, translated as METMKKCKPSDRVKTQMNSSFSGELGCITDATDEEQDDLPYDGEVGITCKYNSNSDNLNDCTCTEDISSIFNLACSEDNKNIKATVNYETHPQPEEFSSHHRDATGTRGISVETPGSEASFKKELLVGSYSKPGIKNHLANSKVSSVLLRHFSKGELISACQLIECETIPETSFAESIDDSVNKPEPSEHIKGPLAHEQWATNFQEYHLEKYKEVNTGNKNQNLLNENRCVSKPVSSTVKCGRSQENSQLINENEDTHVSQNTKKDSTLFKKTVSPHELKYGQGQAHYCLPNFSKVASEVKVPQSSDNINSVPTTERAKSFPILLSKSVIANNIPENKNYFNAEVENQKEMSIPELLQQLQMLTQHADTQNHTDHLRLNTTILPQSDFPNASIAIYSRDTGTSSEVFTVHAPISIQSTHGLSKARLQCGTAASALPAAGTVEARCLNPSNLLPELTLGEKMSQILKDQTDQLIKKVEDFSKHMTQETLLLQDNYLALNQLKRYLGALERNYLTAREEHRNLQLQNYKDNVGEFDPERKVEGEIFRLGMLLEDIQEQTDDSKCNLSSLLTSCESACSSYSLCESSAVSSIAEPPERRGIETAFLHKNNEGEKSQATDAIPQTNQFSLEGDKCNLCLHINTNMQERKTGTCSLFIQRKPTDLSDTNPSSDSEDISACDSYNDSQRKELVNCETESYKTFNTRLCGEKKGLRCRCPRRSRDQFKLGNYKESVQSCALYRNKSPGSSSYPQKTISTQKAQKNKQPCELVNRLSARQNFEAAKTCYSSTYGKIILSHQYLPSKKSAVNIGNRNANDSNANILSSALDHAIQTANSLKKATERMVQAVSEDLAKVKKNQL; from the exons ATGGAGACTATGAAGAAGTGCAAACCATCAGACAGGGTGAAAACCCAAATGAATAGTTCATTTTCAGGTGAATTGGGCTGTATCACAGATGCAACTGATGAGGAACAAGATGACTTACCTTATGATGGAGAGGTAGGAATAACCTGTAAATACAATAGTAATTCAGATAATTTGAATGACTGTACTTGCACAGAAGATATTTCTAGTATTTTTAACTTAGCCTGTTCTGAAGAtaacaaaaacataaaagcaacAGTGAATTATGAAACTCATCCACAGCCTGAAGAATTCTCCAGTCACCACAGAGATGCCACAGGAACAAGGGGAATTTCAGTTGAAACGCCTGGAAGTGAAGCTTCCTTTAAGAAGGAATTACTAGTTGGTAGTTATAGTAAACCAGGTATCAAAAACCATCTAGCTAACTCAAAAGTGTCCAGTGTCCTTTTGCGTCATTTTTCTAAGGGAGAGTTAATAAGCGCATGCCAGTTAATTGAATGCGAGACAATACCAGAGACATCCTTTGCAGAAAGTATCGATGACTCTGTGAACAAACCTGAGCCTTCAGAACACATCAAAGGCCCTTTAGCACATGAACAATGGGCAACTAACTTTCAAGAATATCACTTGGAAAAGTACAAGGAAGTAAACACTggtaataaaaatcaaaatttgcTAAATGAAAATAGATGTGTTTCAAAACCTGTTTCTTCCACTGTTAAGTGTGGGCGCAGCCAAGAAAATTCACAATTGATTAATGAGAATGAAGATACACATGTCTCTCAAAACACGAAGAAAGACAGCACCCTGTTTAAGAAAACCGTTTCACCTCATGAGCTCAAGTATGGCCAAGGTCAGGCTCACTATTGCCTTCCCAACTTCTCCAAAGTTGCTTCAGAAGTTAAAGTACCACAAAGCAGTGACAATATAAACTCAGTTCCTACCACTGAAAGAGCAAAATCATTCCCTATTTTGCTAAGTAAATCAGTAATTGCGAACAACATTCCAGAAAATAAGAACTATTTCAATGCCGAAGTAGAGAATCAAAAAGAAATGAGCATTCCAGAACTGCTGCAACAGCTACAG ATGCTCACACAGCATGCTGACACCCAGAATCATACTGACCATCTGAGACTGAATACTACg ATACTTCCTCAGTCAGATTTTCCAAATGCCAGCATTGCCATTTACTCCAGAGACACTGGGACATCCTCTGAAGTCTTTACCGTACATGCTCCTATCTCTATACAATCTACACATGGTTTGTCAAAagcaa GATTACAGTGTGGAACAGCAGCATCAGCATTACCAGCAGCTGGTACAGTAGAAGCACGCTGTCTAAATCCTTCTAATTTACTGCCAGAACTAACACTAGGAGAAAAGATGTCTCAAATACTAAAGGATCAGACAGATCAACTGATAAAGAAA GTGGAAGACTTCTCTAAGCACATGACCCAAGAGACACTCCTTTTACAAGACAACTACCTG GCATTAAATCAATTGAAAAGATACCTTGGTGCCTTGGAAAGGAATTACTTAACAGCTAGAGAAGAGCACCGTAATTTACAGCTGCAGAATTACAAGGACAACGTTGGAGAGTTTGATCCTGAAAG AAAGGTGGAAGGGGAAATATTTAGACTTGGCATGCTGCTTGAAGACATCCAAGAACAAACTGATGACAGCAAATGCAACTTGTCATCTTTGCTTACTTCCTGTGAATCTGCCTGTTCATCATATTCTCTTTGTGAG AGCTCAGCAGTTTCAAGCATTGCTGAAcctccagaaagaagaggtattGAAACTGCCTTTCTTCACAAGAACaatgagggagaaaaaagtcaGGCAACTGATGCAATCCCACAGACAAATCAATTTTCTTTAGAAGGTGACAAGTGCAATCTTTGTCTTCACAT aaatacaaacatgcaggaaaggaaaactggaACATGTTCACTCTTCATTCAAAGAAAACCAACTGATTTATCAGATACCAACCCTA GCAGCGATTCAGAAGACATCTCAGCTTGTGATTCTTATAATGATTCACAAAGGAAGGAACTTGTCAACTGTGAGACTGAAAGTTACAAAACATTCAATACAAGACtatgtggagaaaaaaaag GACTTAGATGCAGATGCCCTAGAAGAAGCAGAGATCAATTTAAACTTGGGAATTACAAAGAGTCTGTTCAGTCTTGTGCCCTATATAGAAATAAAAGTCCTGGTTCATCCT CTTATCCACAGAAGACAATCTCCACTCAAAAGgctcaaaaaaataaacaaccaTGTGAACTTGTAAACAGACTTTCTGCAAG GCAAAACTTTGAGGCTGCCAAAACCTGCTATTCAAGCACATATGGTAAAATTATCCTTTCACATCAATACTTACCCAGCAAGAAGTCTGCAGTCAACATCGGAAACAGAAATGCCAATGATTCCAATGCAAAT ATTTTAAGTTCTGCTCTGGATCATGCCATACAGACAGCAAACAGTTTGAAGAAAGCTACAGAACGAATGGTACAAGCGGTTTCAGAAGATCTagctaaagttaaaaaaaaccagctttag
- the AKNAD1 gene encoding protein AKNAD1 isoform X3, giving the protein METMKKCKPSDRVKTQMNSSFSGELGCITDATDEEQDDLPYDGEVGITCKYNSNSDNLNDCTCTEDISSIFNLACSEDNKNIKATVNYETHPQPEEFSSHHRDATGTRGISVETPGSEASFKKELLVGSYSKPGIKNHLANSKVSSVLLRHFSKGELISACQLIECETIPETSFAESIDDSVNKPEPSEHIKGPLAHEQWATNFQEYHLEKYKEVNTGNKNQNLLNENRCVSKPVSSTVKCGRSQENSQLINENEDTHVSQNTKKDSTLFKKTVSPHELKYGQGQAHYCLPNFSKVASEVKVPQSSDNINSVPTTERAKSFPILLSKSVIANNIPENKNYFNAEVENQKEMSIPELLQQLQILPQSDFPNASIAIYSRDTGTSSEVFTVHAPISIQSTHGLSKARLQCGTAASALPAAGTVEARCLNPSNLLPELTLGEKMSQILKDQTDQLIKKVEDFSKHMTQETLLLQDNYLALNQLKRYLGALERNYLTAREEHRNLQLQNYKDNVGEFDPERKVEGEIFRLGMLLEDIQEQTDDSKCNLSSLLTSCESACSSYSLCESSAVSSIAEPPERRGIETAFLHKNNEGEKSQATDAIPQTNQFSLEGDKCNLCLHMLQKRAESTFRRETEPLGEDLLANKHSSNIMRFLSPEEEYAAESLASHSQGTLSQKFNADEESMKGNTNMQERKTGTCSLFIQRKPTDLSDTNPSSDSEDISACDSYNDSQRKELVNCETESYKTFNTRLCGEKKGLRCRCPRRSRDQFKLGNYKESVQSCALYRNKSPGSSSYPQKTISTQKAQKNKQPCELVNRLSARQNFEAAKTCYSSTYGKIILSHQYLPSKKSAVNIGNRNANDSNANILSSALDHAIQTANSLKKATERMVQAVSEDLAKVKKNQL; this is encoded by the exons ATGGAGACTATGAAGAAGTGCAAACCATCAGACAGGGTGAAAACCCAAATGAATAGTTCATTTTCAGGTGAATTGGGCTGTATCACAGATGCAACTGATGAGGAACAAGATGACTTACCTTATGATGGAGAGGTAGGAATAACCTGTAAATACAATAGTAATTCAGATAATTTGAATGACTGTACTTGCACAGAAGATATTTCTAGTATTTTTAACTTAGCCTGTTCTGAAGAtaacaaaaacataaaagcaacAGTGAATTATGAAACTCATCCACAGCCTGAAGAATTCTCCAGTCACCACAGAGATGCCACAGGAACAAGGGGAATTTCAGTTGAAACGCCTGGAAGTGAAGCTTCCTTTAAGAAGGAATTACTAGTTGGTAGTTATAGTAAACCAGGTATCAAAAACCATCTAGCTAACTCAAAAGTGTCCAGTGTCCTTTTGCGTCATTTTTCTAAGGGAGAGTTAATAAGCGCATGCCAGTTAATTGAATGCGAGACAATACCAGAGACATCCTTTGCAGAAAGTATCGATGACTCTGTGAACAAACCTGAGCCTTCAGAACACATCAAAGGCCCTTTAGCACATGAACAATGGGCAACTAACTTTCAAGAATATCACTTGGAAAAGTACAAGGAAGTAAACACTggtaataaaaatcaaaatttgcTAAATGAAAATAGATGTGTTTCAAAACCTGTTTCTTCCACTGTTAAGTGTGGGCGCAGCCAAGAAAATTCACAATTGATTAATGAGAATGAAGATACACATGTCTCTCAAAACACGAAGAAAGACAGCACCCTGTTTAAGAAAACCGTTTCACCTCATGAGCTCAAGTATGGCCAAGGTCAGGCTCACTATTGCCTTCCCAACTTCTCCAAAGTTGCTTCAGAAGTTAAAGTACCACAAAGCAGTGACAATATAAACTCAGTTCCTACCACTGAAAGAGCAAAATCATTCCCTATTTTGCTAAGTAAATCAGTAATTGCGAACAACATTCCAGAAAATAAGAACTATTTCAATGCCGAAGTAGAGAATCAAAAAGAAATGAGCATTCCAGAACTGCTGCAACAGCTACAG ATACTTCCTCAGTCAGATTTTCCAAATGCCAGCATTGCCATTTACTCCAGAGACACTGGGACATCCTCTGAAGTCTTTACCGTACATGCTCCTATCTCTATACAATCTACACATGGTTTGTCAAAagcaa GATTACAGTGTGGAACAGCAGCATCAGCATTACCAGCAGCTGGTACAGTAGAAGCACGCTGTCTAAATCCTTCTAATTTACTGCCAGAACTAACACTAGGAGAAAAGATGTCTCAAATACTAAAGGATCAGACAGATCAACTGATAAAGAAA GTGGAAGACTTCTCTAAGCACATGACCCAAGAGACACTCCTTTTACAAGACAACTACCTG GCATTAAATCAATTGAAAAGATACCTTGGTGCCTTGGAAAGGAATTACTTAACAGCTAGAGAAGAGCACCGTAATTTACAGCTGCAGAATTACAAGGACAACGTTGGAGAGTTTGATCCTGAAAG AAAGGTGGAAGGGGAAATATTTAGACTTGGCATGCTGCTTGAAGACATCCAAGAACAAACTGATGACAGCAAATGCAACTTGTCATCTTTGCTTACTTCCTGTGAATCTGCCTGTTCATCATATTCTCTTTGTGAG AGCTCAGCAGTTTCAAGCATTGCTGAAcctccagaaagaagaggtattGAAACTGCCTTTCTTCACAAGAACaatgagggagaaaaaagtcaGGCAACTGATGCAATCCCACAGACAAATCAATTTTCTTTAGAAGGTGACAAGTGCAATCTTTGTCTTCACAT GTTACAAAAGAGAGCTGAATCAActttcagaagagaaacagagcCCCTGGGAGAAGATCTGCTAGCAAACAAGCATTCTTCCAACATAATG AGATTCCTTTCACCTGAGGAAGAATATGCTGCTGAAAGTCTTGCATCCCATAGTCAGGGTACATTAAGTCAAAAATTTAATGCTGATGAAGAAAGTATGAAAGG aaatacaaacatgcaggaaaggaaaactggaACATGTTCACTCTTCATTCAAAGAAAACCAACTGATTTATCAGATACCAACCCTA GCAGCGATTCAGAAGACATCTCAGCTTGTGATTCTTATAATGATTCACAAAGGAAGGAACTTGTCAACTGTGAGACTGAAAGTTACAAAACATTCAATACAAGACtatgtggagaaaaaaaag GACTTAGATGCAGATGCCCTAGAAGAAGCAGAGATCAATTTAAACTTGGGAATTACAAAGAGTCTGTTCAGTCTTGTGCCCTATATAGAAATAAAAGTCCTGGTTCATCCT CTTATCCACAGAAGACAATCTCCACTCAAAAGgctcaaaaaaataaacaaccaTGTGAACTTGTAAACAGACTTTCTGCAAG GCAAAACTTTGAGGCTGCCAAAACCTGCTATTCAAGCACATATGGTAAAATTATCCTTTCACATCAATACTTACCCAGCAAGAAGTCTGCAGTCAACATCGGAAACAGAAATGCCAATGATTCCAATGCAAAT ATTTTAAGTTCTGCTCTGGATCATGCCATACAGACAGCAAACAGTTTGAAGAAAGCTACAGAACGAATGGTACAAGCGGTTTCAGAAGATCTagctaaagttaaaaaaaaccagctttag